From a single Stackebrandtia endophytica genomic region:
- a CDS encoding glutamate--cysteine ligase, protein MGERVERRVFGYADRRHYRSRLRQCLDALRVLTDGDRFAVERTLTGMELELNLVTDECEPAMRNDEVLSYLADSTIVDKTQITDELGRFNLEFNLEPRPITGDGLNNYERQLCAWMHEVDERARKAHAGPVLIGILPTLRPEHTNEDSLSPGERYHLLNQQILAARGEEFDLDINGVESLRTFADSIAPEAANTSVQFHLQLTPRQFPHYWNASQAVAGVQLAAGANSPYMYGSQLWAETRIILFEQATDTRPSEMRAQGVRPRTFFGERWIDSVMDLFEENLRYFPSLLPLCGKENPVEVARSGATPQLAELRLHNGTVYRWNRPVYDIADGRPHLRVENRVLPAGPTPVDICANMAFYLGLVKALTSQDNPVWKRLPFAVAEHNFNSAARHGITTHQTWPGVGELPARVLIAEHLLPLAETGLDALGVETSIRDRLLSVIAERCRTGINGATWQIGCVQRMEADGLSRPAALREMLRRYVRYSQVNKPVHEWPLA, encoded by the coding sequence ATGGGTGAGCGAGTCGAGCGGCGCGTCTTCGGATACGCCGATCGTCGGCACTACCGCAGCAGACTGCGCCAGTGTCTGGATGCGTTGCGAGTCCTGACCGATGGGGACCGCTTCGCGGTGGAGCGCACTTTAACCGGTATGGAGCTCGAGCTCAATCTCGTCACCGACGAATGCGAGCCGGCAATGAGGAACGACGAAGTGCTGTCCTACTTGGCCGATAGCACGATCGTCGACAAGACCCAGATCACCGACGAACTCGGACGGTTCAATCTGGAGTTCAATCTGGAACCGCGACCCATCACCGGGGACGGACTGAACAACTACGAGAGACAACTGTGCGCATGGATGCACGAGGTCGACGAACGGGCCCGCAAGGCCCACGCCGGCCCCGTGCTGATCGGAATACTGCCGACCCTGCGCCCTGAACACACCAATGAGGACTCTCTGTCTCCGGGCGAGCGGTATCACCTGTTGAACCAGCAGATACTGGCCGCCCGCGGCGAAGAGTTCGACCTCGACATCAACGGCGTCGAATCACTACGCACCTTCGCCGATTCCATCGCCCCCGAGGCCGCCAACACCAGCGTCCAATTCCACCTGCAACTGACCCCGCGACAGTTCCCGCACTACTGGAACGCCTCGCAGGCGGTGGCCGGAGTTCAGCTGGCGGCGGGTGCCAACTCGCCATACATGTACGGCAGTCAACTGTGGGCGGAGACTCGGATCATCCTGTTCGAACAGGCCACCGACACCCGACCCAGCGAGATGCGCGCCCAGGGAGTGCGACCCCGCACCTTCTTCGGTGAACGCTGGATCGATTCGGTCATGGATCTGTTCGAAGAGAACCTTCGCTACTTCCCCTCGCTGCTGCCGTTGTGCGGCAAGGAGAACCCGGTGGAGGTGGCACGTTCCGGCGCCACTCCTCAGCTGGCGGAACTGCGCCTGCACAACGGCACCGTCTACCGGTGGAATCGGCCGGTATACGACATCGCCGACGGGCGCCCGCACCTGCGGGTGGAGAACCGGGTGCTGCCGGCCGGACCCACACCCGTCGACATCTGCGCGAACATGGCCTTCTATCTGGGACTGGTCAAGGCATTGACCAGCCAGGACAATCCAGTATGGAAACGCCTTCCGTTCGCCGTCGCCGAACACAACTTCAACTCGGCGGCCCGACACGGCATCACGACTCACCAGACCTGGCCGGGGGTCGGGGAACTTCCCGCGCGAGTGCTCATCGCCGAGCACCTGCTACCCCTGGCCGAAACCGGTCTCGATGCGCTCGGCGTCGAGACCTCGATCCGCGATCGACTACTCAGCGTCATCGCCGAACGCTGCCGCACCGGTATCAATGGAGCTACCTGGCAGATCGGCTGTGTACAACGGATGGAGGCCGACGGGTTGAGCCGTCCGGCGGCGTTGCGCGAGATGCTACGTCGCTACGTCCGTTACTCCCAGGTCAACAAACCCGTACACGAGTGGCCACTGGCGTGA
- a CDS encoding CBS domain-containing protein, with amino-acid sequence MLITQAMTTNILSIGPAHTLRQAAALMSARRVGAAVVADPDAHGHGIITERDVMTAVGAGLDPDAEAVAAHLTRELVFANPQWTIDDAVDAMVRGGFRHLIVLSNGEVHGILSVRDVLRVWTKTSTGVAAG; translated from the coding sequence ATGCTGATAACTCAGGCGATGACCACGAACATTCTGTCGATCGGGCCCGCGCACACCTTGCGGCAGGCGGCCGCATTGATGTCGGCCAGGCGGGTGGGTGCGGCGGTGGTCGCGGATCCGGATGCCCATGGCCACGGCATCATCACCGAGCGAGACGTCATGACCGCCGTCGGCGCCGGTCTCGATCCGGATGCCGAGGCGGTGGCCGCCCACCTGACGCGAGAACTCGTATTCGCCAACCCACAGTGGACCATTGATGACGCCGTCGATGCCATGGTGCGCGGCGGATTCCGCCATCTGATCGTCTTGTCGAACGGTGAGGTTCACGGAATCCTCTCGGTCCGAGACGTCCTTCGAGTGTGGACGAAAACGTCCACAGGGGTCGCTGCGGGATAG
- a CDS encoding CDP-alcohol phosphatidyltransferase family protein, translating to MTSPATAGLGYHDFFSANRGGNLFTQIVNQRIGAVFALLAHRLGWAPTVLTLINLVFSLGSAILVIAVIPAAVAGDLPWWPIAVAAAIGWQVAYSLDCADGQLARATGTGSPAGARVDVLCDVVAQSAFVAAVVSVALAYSPDVPIWFVGVFASLWMVNLVTSILATGSAAGSIVASKHLVVELIKLIRDSGVIVLAMPLLLILQPQWMVWFMVFFAVTNGLFLAASIAFTAKDALRSTQPSNPIETTPPEASPSQGPSGP from the coding sequence ATGACTTCACCGGCCACCGCTGGGCTCGGCTACCACGACTTCTTCTCCGCCAACCGTGGCGGCAACCTGTTCACTCAAATCGTGAACCAGCGCATCGGCGCGGTGTTCGCGTTGCTGGCGCATCGGCTGGGGTGGGCGCCCACGGTGTTGACCCTGATCAACCTGGTGTTCTCACTGGGGTCGGCGATTCTGGTGATCGCCGTGATTCCGGCCGCGGTCGCCGGTGACCTCCCGTGGTGGCCGATCGCGGTGGCCGCCGCGATCGGTTGGCAGGTGGCGTACTCCCTGGACTGCGCCGACGGGCAGCTGGCGCGGGCCACCGGAACCGGTTCACCGGCGGGGGCACGCGTGGACGTGCTGTGCGACGTGGTCGCGCAATCCGCGTTCGTGGCGGCGGTGGTATCAGTCGCATTGGCTTATTCACCCGACGTTCCCATCTGGTTCGTCGGCGTGTTCGCTTCGTTGTGGATGGTGAACCTGGTGACGTCAATCCTGGCCACCGGTTCGGCGGCCGGGTCGATCGTCGCGTCGAAGCACCTGGTTGTCGAGTTGATCAAGCTCATCCGGGACTCCGGCGTGATCGTGTTGGCGATGCCACTACTACTCATCCTTCAACCACAGTGGATGGTATGGTTCATGGTGTTCTTCGCGGTCACCAACGGCCTCTTCCTGGCCGCCAGCATCGCGTTCACGGCAAAGGACGCGCTGCGCTCGACTCAGCCGTCAAACCCCATCGAGACGACCCCGCCCGAGGCGTCACCGAGCCAAGGCCCGAGCGGCCCATGA
- a CDS encoding glycosyltransferase family 4 protein, whose product MKVVVAHNRYSSAQPSGENSMVDNEIAQLEAVGVTVVPFLRSSDEIANLSKSQKAKLAISPIYAADTQKQLAEVLTAEKPDVLHLHNPYPFLSPAVVRTAQRHGVPVVQTVHNYRHVCVNGLYFRDGRLCHDCRGKTLPTPGVVHACYRGSRAQSAVMATTLVANRSTWRRVDRYIALTGAIAEHLRGYGITDEAISVKPNSIPDPGEHDVDGEGFAFVGRLSQEKGIGLLLAAWRRHPDGALGTLRVIGDGPQRDLVVAAAAERGDVEYLGGVPHEQVTACIRDSGVVVTSSLCEDVHPTVVIEALANARPVLTTDLGGPPHMIGDAGVVAAPDEAALADGLATIAGRARGLRDVARARYLGHFSPEVVISRQLEIYRQVAAAASTG is encoded by the coding sequence GTGAAGGTCGTCGTCGCGCACAATCGGTACTCCTCGGCGCAGCCGTCCGGGGAGAACTCCATGGTCGACAACGAGATCGCCCAGTTGGAGGCGGTCGGTGTCACCGTGGTGCCGTTCCTGCGGTCCAGCGACGAGATCGCGAACCTGTCGAAGTCGCAGAAGGCGAAACTGGCGATCTCCCCGATCTACGCCGCCGACACGCAGAAGCAGTTGGCGGAGGTCCTCACCGCGGAGAAACCCGACGTCCTGCACCTGCACAACCCGTACCCGTTTCTGTCGCCGGCGGTGGTGCGGACCGCGCAGCGACACGGTGTCCCGGTGGTGCAGACGGTCCACAACTACCGGCACGTCTGCGTCAACGGTCTCTACTTCCGGGACGGGCGGCTGTGTCACGACTGCCGGGGTAAGACTCTGCCGACGCCCGGGGTCGTGCACGCCTGTTACCGGGGTTCGCGGGCTCAGAGCGCGGTCATGGCGACCACGTTGGTCGCCAACCGTTCCACTTGGCGGCGTGTTGATCGCTATATCGCGTTGACCGGTGCGATCGCGGAGCATCTGCGCGGCTACGGCATCACCGACGAGGCGATCAGTGTCAAACCCAACTCGATTCCCGACCCGGGTGAGCACGATGTGGACGGTGAGGGGTTCGCGTTCGTGGGGCGGTTGTCGCAGGAGAAGGGCATCGGGTTGCTGTTGGCGGCGTGGCGCCGCCACCCCGACGGGGCGTTGGGGACGTTGCGGGTCATCGGAGACGGTCCACAACGGGATCTGGTGGTCGCCGCCGCAGCCGAACGCGGCGACGTCGAGTACCTGGGCGGGGTTCCTCATGAACAGGTCACCGCGTGCATCCGGGATTCGGGTGTGGTGGTGACGTCGTCGCTGTGCGAGGACGTCCATCCCACGGTTGTGATCGAGGCGCTGGCGAACGCCCGACCCGTGTTGACCACCGACCTGGGCGGACCACCGCACATGATCGGCGACGCCGGCGTGGTGGCCGCCCCCGACGAGGCCGCCCTCGCCGACGGCCTGGCGACGATCGCCGGGCGGGCACGTGGGCTGCGTGATGTCGCTCGGGCCCGCTACCTCGGGCATTTCTCGCCCGAGGTCGTGATCAGTCGGCAGTTGGAGATCTACCGTCAAGTCGCGGCCGCCGCTTCGACCGGCTGA
- a CDS encoding O-antigen ligase family protein, producing the protein MTAILSVVLAAVAAAGMLALAVSLPHRSRRGWFLGVAVPLCGMVAWTYGDNPMVVWALQAVVGVIALAVTHPWWRDAGDAWRWGLCWLVMPTWLAGMVSAALMTEWTVAIQRAVYAGFAAVIVLVVVKARRDISLSVTAGFLSCLAALTLTGATQLLASQRWTVDNPFGTGMADRFWGGELLGYHPNFIALCAVVVAIRLGADTTLTRLQRGAALAVASGFLILTGSRTSFIVAFTAAVGFAIAYPRTVARARRAVTLAIAVLPLLLTGATFAVSGGVDLMLKDRYENPEASGGGFINRLLSGRVDIWEDILTDYASGSATEWLLGDTANARGVYYSITDPEHPEFDTQAKHTADNALVGALYRGGVVGLVGYLVGLFLLLWHCARRDAPLWVWLTVAALLVTGVTEDEIAQTAPAWLMLAAAEIAAVAAVRGRPDDRSRLESIDSKGAFRDVADTPR; encoded by the coding sequence GTGACGGCAATCCTAAGCGTCGTACTCGCGGCCGTCGCCGCCGCCGGGATGCTCGCGTTGGCGGTGAGCCTGCCGCACCGGTCTCGGCGCGGCTGGTTCCTGGGGGTGGCGGTGCCGCTGTGCGGCATGGTCGCCTGGACCTACGGCGACAACCCCATGGTCGTGTGGGCGCTGCAGGCGGTGGTCGGTGTGATCGCGCTGGCGGTGACCCACCCGTGGTGGCGCGACGCCGGTGACGCGTGGCGGTGGGGGCTGTGCTGGCTGGTGATGCCGACGTGGCTGGCGGGAATGGTCTCGGCCGCGCTGATGACGGAGTGGACGGTGGCGATCCAACGCGCCGTCTACGCGGGTTTCGCCGCCGTGATCGTGCTGGTCGTCGTCAAGGCCCGCCGTGACATCTCGCTGTCGGTGACCGCCGGTTTCCTGTCCTGCCTGGCCGCGCTCACCCTGACCGGTGCGACCCAGTTGTTGGCCTCGCAGCGCTGGACGGTCGACAACCCGTTCGGCACCGGCATGGCCGACCGGTTCTGGGGCGGCGAGCTGCTGGGCTACCACCCCAACTTCATCGCGTTGTGCGCCGTGGTCGTGGCGATCCGGTTGGGGGCCGACACGACGCTGACCCGCCTTCAACGGGGCGCGGCGTTGGCCGTGGCCTCCGGGTTTCTGATCCTCACCGGATCCCGCACCTCGTTCATCGTCGCGTTCACCGCGGCCGTCGGCTTCGCGATCGCCTACCCCCGTACCGTCGCGCGGGCCCGTCGGGCGGTGACCCTGGCGATCGCGGTCCTGCCGCTGCTGTTGACCGGGGCGACCTTCGCCGTCTCCGGTGGTGTCGACCTGATGTTGAAGGACCGTTACGAGAATCCCGAGGCGTCCGGGGGCGGCTTCATCAACCGGCTGCTGTCGGGGCGGGTCGACATCTGGGAGGACATCCTCACCGACTACGCCTCCGGGTCGGCCACCGAGTGGCTGCTGGGCGACACCGCCAACGCGCGGGGCGTGTACTACTCGATCACCGACCCCGAACACCCCGAGTTCGACACCCAGGCCAAACACACCGCCGACAATGCCCTGGTCGGGGCGCTGTACCGCGGTGGGGTCGTCGGGCTGGTCGGCTATCTGGTCGGACTGTTCCTGCTGCTGTGGCACTGCGCCCGGCGTGACGCACCACTGTGGGTGTGGTTGACGGTGGCGGCGCTGTTGGTCACCGGTGTCACCGAGGACGAGATCGCTCAGACCGCTCCGGCGTGGTTGATGCTCGCCGCCGCCGAGATCGCCGCGGTAGCCGCCGTCAGAGGGCGGCCCGACGACCGATCGAGATTGGAGTCCATCGATTCTAAAGGGGCTTTCCGTGATGTGGCGGATACGCCCCGATGA
- a CDS encoding sugar transferase, with product MRKSSAATWHRPYATLLLTLDFLAAVTASAVAVVFTPYPTVGFQGWNGSTEPVFYAIAYWALPLTWLLVLWGNGAYDRRYLGIGTDEFKRVVRAFVTVVSIVSVLALMIKTDLSRLAVFTALTVTLILIALTRFLARRALYMMRAKGKAVQRVLLVGSYPEALEVHRAVTRASQAGLIPVGIYLTEGAASVRGISTPVPTFANRDVVSLAADLDADTIAVCGSASAEPGELRRLAWQLEGTGRDLVVAPQLTDIAGPRVHIRPVEGLPLLYVEEPTLAGVSWLVKTVLDRTCALIGLILLSPLLLAIGISIKATSPGPVFFRQPRVGMEGKTFRCWKFRTMYIDAEERQAALMMQNESDGLLFKIKDDPRVTSIGRFLRRTSLDELAQLINVVKGEMSLVGPRPLPAENGDFLGDVRRRLLVRPGITGLWQVSGRSDLSWDDAVRLDLYYVDNWSLTADLQILFRTVAVVLRRKGAY from the coding sequence ATGCGGAAGTCCTCCGCCGCGACCTGGCACCGCCCCTACGCCACCCTTCTGCTCACTCTGGACTTTCTGGCCGCGGTGACCGCCAGTGCCGTCGCGGTCGTGTTCACGCCATACCCCACCGTCGGTTTCCAAGGCTGGAACGGCTCCACCGAACCGGTCTTCTACGCGATCGCCTATTGGGCACTGCCCCTGACGTGGCTGCTGGTCCTGTGGGGCAACGGCGCCTATGACCGCCGGTACCTCGGCATCGGGACCGACGAGTTCAAACGGGTCGTCCGCGCGTTCGTCACCGTGGTGTCCATCGTGTCCGTCCTTGCGCTGATGATCAAGACCGACCTGTCCCGGTTGGCGGTGTTCACGGCGTTGACCGTGACGCTGATCCTCATCGCGCTCACCCGGTTCCTCGCCCGCCGCGCGCTGTACATGATGCGCGCCAAGGGTAAGGCCGTACAGCGGGTCCTGCTGGTCGGTTCCTACCCCGAAGCCCTCGAAGTGCACCGCGCCGTCACCCGAGCCTCCCAGGCCGGCCTCATCCCGGTGGGCATCTATCTGACCGAGGGAGCCGCGTCGGTGCGCGGCATCAGCACCCCGGTGCCGACCTTCGCCAACCGCGACGTCGTCTCGTTGGCAGCCGACCTCGACGCCGACACGATCGCGGTGTGCGGCAGCGCCAGTGCCGAACCCGGGGAGCTTCGCCGACTGGCCTGGCAACTCGAGGGCACCGGCCGCGACCTGGTCGTGGCTCCACAGTTGACCGACATCGCCGGCCCCCGAGTTCACATCCGGCCCGTCGAGGGCCTGCCACTGCTGTATGTGGAGGAACCGACGCTGGCCGGCGTGTCCTGGCTGGTCAAGACGGTCCTGGACCGCACCTGCGCACTCATCGGTCTGATCCTGCTGTCTCCGCTGCTGCTGGCCATCGGGATCAGCATCAAGGCGACCAGCCCCGGGCCGGTGTTCTTCCGCCAACCGCGCGTCGGCATGGAGGGCAAGACGTTCCGCTGTTGGAAGTTCCGCACCATGTACATCGACGCCGAAGAACGCCAGGCCGCGTTGATGATGCAGAACGAATCCGACGGACTGCTGTTCAAGATCAAAGACGACCCCCGGGTCACCTCGATCGGCCGGTTCCTGCGCCGGACCTCGTTGGACGAGCTCGCCCAGTTGATCAACGTGGTCAAGGGCGAGATGTCGTTGGTGGGGCCCCGGCCGTTGCCCGCCGAGAACGGCGACTTCCTGGGCGACGTCCGGCGGCGGCTGCTCGTGCGTCCCGGGATCACCGGGTTGTGGCAGGTGTCGGGTCGCTCCGACCTGTCATGGGATGACGCGGTTCGGCTGGACCTCTACTACGTCGACAACTGGTCGTTGACCGCCGACCTGCAGATCCTGTTCCGCACCGTCGCGGTCGTGCTGCGGCGCAAGGGCGCCTACTGA
- a CDS encoding LCP family protein: protein MTDSNRSGSRRSYRATAGVPAGGGTAASGSRSGTTRGGKTYGRGTGRRVPAPGSRAHRFVIVALVLSVLATLGGIGGWGYLNSLNDGLDRLDAFSELNDRPDKVVEGSLNVLVLGSDSRNPDSTEGSRADTIMMMHIPADGAAAYIVSLPRDLWVEVPSNGADWPGGMSKLNSALSHGGLPLMVKTVENYTGVRIDHLIEIDFNGLKAVVDALGGVTMDIEPATGFDTLVSIHKPYREFAAGKQELDGEEALDYVRQRKQFAMGDFARMQHQQDLLMAMMDKATNAGIIGDPNTLTSFLESVINAVRVDEEFDLVSTALQFSNLRGNDLTFVTSPNLGSENINGEDVVVSDGDTAIGMYQAITNDKMSTWVKDNPDAIKGGE from the coding sequence ATGACCGACTCCAACCGTTCCGGCTCTCGCCGCTCGTACCGCGCCACCGCCGGGGTACCGGCCGGCGGCGGCACCGCTGCCTCCGGCAGCCGGTCCGGTACCACCCGGGGCGGTAAGACCTACGGTCGCGGAACCGGTCGCCGCGTCCCCGCCCCCGGCTCCCGGGCCCACAGGTTCGTGATCGTCGCCCTGGTGCTGTCCGTGCTGGCCACCCTGGGCGGCATCGGCGGCTGGGGCTACCTGAACTCGCTCAACGACGGGCTGGACCGTCTCGACGCGTTCTCCGAGCTCAACGACCGACCCGACAAGGTCGTCGAGGGCAGCCTGAACGTCCTGGTACTGGGCAGCGACTCCCGCAACCCCGACTCGACCGAGGGCTCCCGCGCCGACACCATCATGATGATGCACATCCCCGCCGACGGCGCCGCCGCCTACATCGTGTCGCTGCCGCGCGACCTGTGGGTCGAGGTGCCCTCCAACGGCGCCGACTGGCCGGGCGGAATGAGCAAACTCAACTCGGCGCTCTCCCACGGCGGACTGCCGTTGATGGTCAAGACCGTCGAAAACTACACCGGCGTACGCATCGACCACCTCATCGAGATCGACTTCAACGGTTTGAAAGCGGTCGTCGACGCCCTCGGCGGCGTCACCATGGACATCGAGCCCGCGACCGGTTTCGACACCCTGGTGTCCATCCACAAGCCGTACCGGGAGTTCGCCGCCGGAAAACAGGAACTCGACGGTGAGGAGGCCCTCGACTACGTGCGGCAGCGCAAACAGTTCGCCATGGGCGACTTCGCCCGCATGCAGCACCAGCAGGACCTATTGATGGCCATGATGGACAAAGCCACCAACGCCGGGATCATCGGCGACCCCAACACGCTGACCTCGTTCCTGGAGTCGGTGATCAACGCGGTCCGCGTCGACGAGGAATTCGATCTGGTATCGACCGCACTACAGTTCTCCAACCTGCGCGGCAACGACCTGACCTTCGTCACCAGTCCCAACCTGGGCTCGGAGAACATCAACGGCGAAGACGTCGTGGTGTCCGACGGTGACACCGCCATCGGCATGTATCAAGCCATCACCAACGACAAGATGTCCACATGGGTCAAGGACAACCCCGACGCGATCAAGGGCGGCGAATAG
- a CDS encoding LCP family protein: MRRRRGTRRWTSPEAPWWAKVMVSVGAILMILSLGTVGYAGSLLDRLNTAVATEDLLGDGNGGAGNAVTGPLNFLIIGSDMRDDWNSAHSDSIMILHVNERLDRATIVSVPRDLYVPIADCGTLYFSPCQSKINDAFAAGGNNAAASVQNLATTLTDLTGVTFDGAAMINFDGFADLVTVLGSIELCIPFDMVLAHPRGTPVEEGCRDYDATTALGIVRERYSYGPETPGWTPEWGMGDFGRQHMQQHFIKQLLDRAKQQGYLTDPTRIGPLIETIGDQLLIDLGGRSITELAFGLRNINPADLATVRIPSEPADIGGTSYVMTQPGAQQAAATALYTALRNDDLDAWIRNNPHWTNRGG, encoded by the coding sequence ATGCGCAGGCGACGTGGAACCCGTCGATGGACGAGCCCCGAAGCTCCATGGTGGGCCAAGGTCATGGTCTCGGTCGGCGCGATACTCATGATCCTGTCACTGGGGACGGTCGGTTACGCCGGCTCCCTGCTGGACCGGCTCAACACCGCGGTCGCCACCGAGGACCTGCTGGGCGACGGAAACGGCGGAGCGGGCAACGCGGTCACCGGGCCGTTGAACTTCCTCATCATCGGGTCCGACATGCGCGACGACTGGAACAGCGCGCACTCCGACTCCATCATGATCCTTCACGTCAACGAACGGCTCGACCGCGCCACCATCGTGTCGGTACCCCGCGACCTGTACGTGCCCATAGCCGACTGCGGCACCCTGTACTTCAGTCCCTGCCAGTCCAAGATCAACGACGCGTTCGCCGCCGGCGGCAACAACGCGGCCGCCTCGGTGCAGAACCTCGCCACGACACTCACCGATCTCACCGGCGTCACCTTCGACGGCGCGGCCATGATCAACTTCGACGGGTTCGCCGATCTGGTCACCGTCCTGGGCAGTATCGAGTTGTGTATCCCCTTCGACATGGTGCTGGCCCACCCGCGCGGTACCCCGGTCGAGGAGGGCTGTCGTGACTACGACGCGACGACCGCTCTGGGGATCGTCCGGGAACGCTACTCCTACGGCCCCGAAACCCCCGGTTGGACGCCGGAGTGGGGAATGGGCGACTTCGGTCGGCAACACATGCAGCAGCACTTCATCAAGCAACTTCTCGACCGTGCCAAACAACAGGGGTATCTGACCGATCCCACCAGGATCGGCCCGCTGATAGAGACCATCGGGGATCAACTGCTCATCGACCTGGGCGGTCGATCGATCACGGAGCTGGCGTTCGGGCTGCGCAACATCAACCCCGCCGACCTGGCCACCGTCCGCATCCCCAGCGAACCGGCCGACATCGGCGGGACCTCGTACGTCATGACTCAACCGGGCGCCCAGCAGGCGGCGGCGACCGCGCTGTACACGGCACTGCGAAACGACGATCTCGACGCCTGGATCAGGAACAATCCTCATTGGACCAACCGGGGCGGTTGA
- a CDS encoding LCP family protein codes for MAKHVRKVQRVPRWAILMSGVGAVVMLAVIATLGYTAFVRTAIDDALQEESLLPDIADSDADGITGPLNLLLVGADLRVDKHNAALADTIIILHINKNLDTATLISLPRDLLVDIPDCGPGPGGDPCQDKINAAYSFVGPEVSDSMSNLATTITNLTGVTFNGAAVVNFEGFMSTVEMFGGIELCLTEDLYTEHGSGFYPQGCNEYNPQDALSIVRERKNWPDGDYGRQRMQQHFIKQLLKRAEEEGYLSNPMKVTTLIEKMTGQIVYDLGPFDPVDFAVALRHVKPSKMDMVKLPSHPENINNVSYVVITPGTDEETRSEALFKAIRDDTLTEWIAGNPDYINTDPKTQTE; via the coding sequence ATGGCCAAACACGTGCGAAAGGTCCAGCGGGTCCCCCGGTGGGCGATACTCATGTCAGGTGTCGGTGCCGTCGTCATGCTCGCCGTCATCGCCACCCTCGGATACACGGCGTTCGTTCGAACCGCGATAGACGATGCGCTGCAGGAGGAGTCTCTACTACCCGACATCGCCGACAGCGACGCCGACGGCATCACCGGCCCGCTCAACCTGCTGCTGGTGGGCGCCGACCTGCGCGTCGACAAGCACAACGCGGCGCTGGCCGACACGATCATCATCCTGCACATCAACAAGAACCTCGACACCGCAACACTGATTTCGCTGCCCCGTGACCTGCTGGTCGACATCCCCGACTGCGGACCCGGCCCCGGTGGAGATCCGTGCCAGGACAAGATCAACGCCGCCTACTCCTTCGTGGGGCCCGAAGTATCGGACTCGATGTCCAACCTGGCCACCACCATCACCAATCTCACCGGAGTCACCTTCAACGGTGCCGCCGTGGTCAACTTCGAGGGATTCATGAGCACCGTCGAGATGTTCGGCGGCATCGAACTGTGCCTCACCGAGGACCTCTACACCGAGCACGGATCCGGCTTCTATCCGCAGGGCTGCAACGAATACAACCCGCAGGACGCGTTGAGCATCGTCCGAGAACGTAAGAACTGGCCCGACGGCGACTACGGCAGGCAACGGATGCAGCAGCACTTCATCAAGCAGTTGCTGAAACGCGCCGAGGAAGAGGGTTACCTGAGCAACCCGATGAAGGTGACCACCCTGATCGAGAAGATGACCGGACAGATCGTCTACGACCTCGGTCCGTTCGACCCGGTGGACTTCGCGGTGGCGCTGCGCCACGTGAAACCCAGCAAGATGGACATGGTGAAACTGCCGTCGCATCCCGAGAACATCAACAACGTATCCTATGTGGTCATAACGCCGGGAACCGATGAGGAGACCCGATCCGAGGCCCTGTTCAAGGCCATTCGCGACGACACCCTCACCGAATGGATCGCCGGCAACCCCGACTACATCAACACCGACCCCAAGACGCAGACGGAATAG